The following coding sequences are from one Magnetococcales bacterium window:
- a CDS encoding site-specific DNA-methyltransferase codes for MARKGADKTLEVDALTHKEAHRRNIPTAEFQSVMKRDEHNPIRIAYERRNRDLDPQLVWRGKDEQDWSDLVVHAPPLYIQEKVHPKVLVEDLRRESAARAKKDESQQPGFQFDLFSDFNGLPKEAIATDFYRHDGHWTNRMILGDSLQVMASLAEREGLRGQVQCIYIDPPYGIKFNSNFQWSTTSRDVKDGNKDHISREPEQVKAFRDTWRDGIHSYLTYLRDRLTLARDLLTDSGSIFVQIGDENVHRVRSILDEIFGDENFVSIIQVQKTGSQSANLLANTVDFILWYANHRECIKYRQLYNKRTVGHVSSDRYDQIELQDGTERRLTRGEIERTSSNIDGKIFQHTSLISSGQASSEQEFNFQHKIYKPGTGNHWKTTLAGLGRLSRAGRIASGISTLRYKRFLEDFSVLPITDRWESMQIGVGLIYVVQTSPSIVERCLLMTTDPGDLVLDPTCGSGTTAYVAEQWGRRWITIDTSRVALALARARIMGARYPYYLLADSLEGKEKEAGLRSPPYSRTGKGTMTAVLLEENSIREEEPPDADLQVHGDLRQGFVYERVPHITLKSIANNPIIDVIWERHQETLDPLRQELNAALGQHWEEWEIPREADGEWSETAQKIHEQWWKGRIKRQREIDHCITAKAEFEYLYDQPHVVKSKVRVAGPFTVESLSPHRVLIVDQEDHLKDPSRVPYPELLDFAAVILEHLRTAGIQQAHKENRILFTALTGWPGRLICAEGRYMEEEKERRAGILIGPEFGTVSRPDLISAAREAGDAGFDVLIACAFNFDAHSAEFDRLGRIPVLKARMNADLHMADDLKNTGKGN; via the coding sequence ATGGCCCGCAAAGGCGCAGACAAAACCTTGGAAGTCGATGCCCTGACCCACAAGGAGGCGCACCGTCGCAACATTCCCACGGCGGAGTTCCAGTCGGTGATGAAGCGGGATGAGCACAATCCCATCAGGATCGCTTATGAGCGGCGCAACCGGGATCTGGATCCACAATTGGTATGGCGCGGCAAGGATGAGCAGGATTGGTCCGATCTGGTGGTGCATGCACCACCGCTCTACATCCAGGAGAAGGTCCATCCCAAGGTTTTGGTCGAGGATCTGCGCCGGGAGAGTGCGGCACGGGCCAAAAAGGATGAATCCCAACAGCCGGGCTTTCAATTCGATCTCTTTTCCGACTTCAACGGACTGCCCAAAGAGGCCATCGCCACCGACTTCTACCGGCATGATGGCCATTGGACCAACCGCATGATCCTGGGGGACTCCCTCCAGGTGATGGCCTCCCTGGCCGAACGTGAGGGGCTGCGCGGGCAGGTGCAGTGCATCTACATCGATCCGCCCTACGGTATCAAGTTCAACTCCAACTTCCAGTGGTCCACCACCAGCCGGGATGTGAAGGATGGCAACAAGGACCATATCAGCCGCGAGCCGGAGCAGGTGAAGGCGTTCCGGGATACGTGGCGGGATGGCATCCACTCCTATCTGACCTACCTGCGGGACCGTCTGACCTTGGCCCGGGATCTGCTGACCGATTCAGGATCGATCTTTGTGCAGATCGGCGATGAAAATGTCCATCGGGTCAGGTCGATACTCGATGAAATTTTTGGTGATGAAAATTTTGTATCCATCATTCAAGTTCAAAAGACTGGAAGTCAGTCTGCAAATTTACTCGCGAATACTGTTGATTTTATTCTATGGTACGCCAACCATAGAGAATGTATAAAATATCGCCAATTGTATAATAAAAGGACTGTTGGACATGTTTCGTCGGATCGTTATGATCAAATTGAACTTCAAGATGGAACTGAACGTAGGCTGACCCGAGGAGAGATTGAAAGAACATCGAGTAATATCGACGGAAAAATATTCCAGCATACAAGTTTAATAAGTTCCGGCCAAGCATCCTCGGAACAAGAATTTAATTTCCAGCATAAAATATACAAACCAGGAACTGGAAACCACTGGAAGACAACGCTTGCCGGTCTCGGAAGATTATCAAGAGCTGGAAGAATTGCATCGGGGATATCAACCTTACGTTATAAGAGATTCCTGGAAGATTTTTCTGTTCTTCCCATCACTGATCGATGGGAATCAATGCAAATTGGCGTAGGACTGATTTACGTTGTTCAAACAAGTCCATCAATCGTTGAACGCTGCCTCCTCATGACCACTGACCCCGGCGATCTTGTCCTTGACCCTACCTGCGGCTCCGGCACCACCGCATACGTCGCCGAACAATGGGGCCGTCGTTGGATCACCATCGATACCTCCCGCGTTGCGTTGGCCCTGGCACGGGCGCGGATCATGGGGGCGCGCTATCCCTATTACCTGCTGGCCGATTCCCTGGAAGGGAAAGAAAAGGAGGCCGGGTTGCGGTCTCCCCCATATTCCCGGACGGGCAAAGGGACCATGACGGCGGTGCTGCTCGAAGAAAATTCCATTCGGGAAGAGGAGCCACCGGATGCCGACCTCCAGGTCCACGGCGACCTCCGCCAGGGGTTTGTGTATGAGCGCGTCCCCCACATCACTTTGAAATCGATTGCCAACAACCCGATCATCGATGTAATCTGGGAACGACATCAGGAAACGTTGGACCCCTTGCGTCAGGAGTTGAACGCCGCCCTGGGCCAACATTGGGAGGAATGGGAGATCCCCCGGGAGGCGGACGGCGAATGGTCCGAAACGGCGCAAAAAATTCATGAGCAATGGTGGAAGGGGCGCATCAAAAGACAGCGAGAGATCGATCATTGCATCACCGCCAAGGCGGAGTTCGAATATCTTTACGATCAACCTCATGTCGTCAAATCGAAGGTCCGGGTGGCGGGTCCCTTCACCGTAGAAAGCCTGTCGCCCCACCGGGTATTGATCGTGGACCAGGAAGATCACCTCAAGGATCCATCCCGTGTTCCGTACCCGGAACTCCTTGATTTCGCCGCCGTCATCCTGGAACACCTCAGAACCGCCGGGATCCAACAGGCACACAAGGAAAACCGGATTCTCTTCACCGCCCTGACCGGCTGGCCGGGTCGGCTGATCTGCGCCGAAGGCCGTTACATGGAGGAGGAGAAGGAGCGCCGCGCCGGCATCCTCATCGGTCCTGAGTTCGGCACCGTCTCCCGTCCCGATCTGATCAGCGCCGCCCGGGAAGCCGGGGATGCCGGGTTTGACGTTCTTATCGCCTGCGCTTTCAACTTCGATGCCCATTCCGCCGAGTTCGACCGCCTGGGCCGCATCCCTGTGCTCAAGGCGCGCATGAACGCCGACCTGCACATGGCCGATGACCTCAAGAACACCGGCAAGGGCAAC